A window of the Acanthochromis polyacanthus isolate Apoly-LR-REF ecotype Palm Island chromosome 10, KAUST_Apoly_ChrSc, whole genome shotgun sequence genome harbors these coding sequences:
- the sox3 gene encoding transcription factor Sox-3, producing the protein MYNMMETEIKTPLPQSNSGSAPGAKNNSASDQERVKRPMNAFMVWSRGQRRKMAQENPKMHNSEISKRLGADWKLLTDAEKRPFIDEAKRLRAMHMKEHPDYKYRPRRKTKTLLKKDKYSLPGGLLAPGASAVNNSVSVGQRMDGYAHMNGWSNGAYSLMQDQLAYPQHHSMNSPQIQQMHRYEMAGLQYPMMSSAQTYMNAASTYSMSPAYTQQSSSAMGLSSMASVCKTEPSSPPPAITSHSQRACLGDLRDMISMYLPPGGDSAEHSSLQSSRLHSVHPHYQSAGTGVNGTLPLTHI; encoded by the coding sequence ATGTATAACATGATGGAAACCGAGATCAAGACCCCGCTCCCGCAGTCCAACTCGGGCTCGGCGCCGGGCGCAaagaacaacagtgccagcgaCCAGGAGCGGGTGAAGCGGCCGATGAACGCCTTCATGGTCTGGTCCAGGGGGCAGCGGAGGAAGATGGCGCAAGAAAACCCTAAAATGCACAACTCTGAAATCAGCAAGCGGCTCGGCGCTGACTGGAAACTTCTGACCGACGCTGAAAAGAGGCCATTCATCGACGAGGCCAAGCGTCTACGGGCTATGCACATGAAGGAGCACCCGGATTATAAATACCGTCCCCGCAGGAAGACCAAGACCTTGCTCAAGAAAGACAAGTACTCTTTGCCCGGGGGACTCTTGGCGCCAGGAGCCAGCGCCGTCAACAACTCGGTGTCGGTGGGACAGCGCATGGATGGGTACGCGCACATGAACGGCTGGTCGAACGGTGCGTATTCCCTGATGCAGGACCAGCTGGCCTACCCTCAGCATCACAGCATGAACAGCCCGCAGATCCAGCAGATGCACCGGTACGAGATGGCGGGCCTCCAGTACCCGATGATGTCCTCGGCGCAGACCTACATGAACGCGGCTTCCACGTACAGCATGTCTCCGGCGTACacgcagcagagcagcagcgcCATGGGACTGAGCTCCATGGCGTCTGTGTGCAAGACCGAGCCGAGCTCACCGCCGCCGGCCATCACGTCCCACTCTCAGAGGGCGTGTTTGGGGGACCTGAGGGATATGATAAGCATGTACCTGCCTCCCGGCGGGGACAGCGCGGAGCATTCCTCCCTGCAGAGCAGCCGGTTACACAGCGTCCATCCGCACTATCAGAGCGCAGGGACTGGCGTCAATGGGACGCTACCTCTCACCCACATCTGa